The region TGAAGGCGTGAAACAGAATATCTCGACCCTGTCCAAGCGCGTCAACGAGCTGGGCGTTTCCGAGCCGCTGATCCAGCAGCAAGGCCCTGACCGCATCGTGGTGCAAATGCCGGGCGTGCAGGACGTGGCCCGCGCGAAAGCCATTATCGGCCGTACCGCCACCCTCGAAGTGCGCCTGGTCGACGAGACCATCGTGCCCGGCACCGAGCTGTCGAGCGCGATCCCGTTCAATTCCGAACTGTTCACCGTCGGCAAGGGCGTACCTGTCGTGCTGTCGAAAGACGTGATCCTGACGGGCGACTATATCTCCAGCGCCACCGCCAGCTTCGACCAGAACCAGCAGGCAGCCGTATCGATCGACCTGAACGGCGATGGCGGCCGCAAGATGCGCGAAGCGACCCGCGAGCGCGTGGGCAAGCGCATGGCCATCGTGCTGTTTGAAAAAGGCAAGCCGGAAGTATTGTCGGTCGCCACCATCCAGCAGGAACTCGGTTCGCGCTTCCAGATCACCGGCATGGGCGGCGCCGAAAACGCCAACGAACTGTCGCTGCTGCTGCGTTCGGGCGCCCTGTCGGCACCGATGACCGTCATCGAAGAACGCACCATCGGCCCGCAACTGGGTGCGGAAAATATCGCCAAGGGTTTCCATTCGACCATGTACGGTTTCCTGGCGATCGCCATCTTCATGATCATCTACTACATGATGTTCGGCGCTTTCAGCGTGCTGGCCCTGGCCTGCAACCTGTTGCTGCTGATCGCCCTGCTGTCGATGATCCAGATTACCCTGACCTTGCCTGGTATTGCCGCGATTGCGCTGGCGCTGGGCATGGCGATTGACGCCAACGTGCTGATCAATGAACGTATCCGGGAAGAACTGCGCGCCGGCAGCACGCCGCAGGCGGCGATCTCCGCCGGTTTCGACCGCGCCTGGGCCACCATCCTGGACTCGAACGTCACCACCCTGATCGTCGGCGTGGCCCTGATGGCCTTCGGCAGCGGTCCGGTGCGCGGCTTTGCCATCGTGCACTGCCTGGGCATCCTGACCTCGATGTTCTCGGCCGTGTTCGTCTCGCGCGGCGTGGTCAATCTCTGGTATGGCCGCAAGAAAAAGCTGACCTCGCTGTCGATCGGCACGGTCTGGGTCCCTGGCATCAGCAAATAAGCGGCCCGGACTTGCAATAGCGTCATAGCGAAAGCGTCCGGTGGCCCAGCCGCCGGACGCACAGAATAGAACTCAGAGGATTTCATGGAATTTTTCCGGATCAAAAAAGATATTCCCTTCATGCGCCACGCGTTGATTTTCAACGTGGTTTCGGCACTGACATTTGTCGCCGCCGTCTTCTTCCTGTTCCACAAGGGCTTGCACCTGTCGGTCGAGTTCAAGGGCGGCACGGTGATGGAGGTCAAGTACCCGAAAGCGGCCAACCTGGAAGGCATCCGCGGCACGCTGATCAAGATGGGCTATGAAGAGCCTGGCGTGACCAGCTTCGACACGGCGCGCGACGTCATGATCCGCCTGCCGGTGGAAAAAGGCGTGTCCGCCGCGAATACCTCGCTTCGCGTGTTTGAAACGCTGTGCAAGGTCGAGCAGGGCAGCACCAAGGCGATCGATACCGTCACCGAAAAAGGCGAGCACGTGTTGAAGAGCGCTTGCGTGGATGCGGCCGGCAATGAAGCGCTGGTGATGCAAAAGGTGGAATTCGTCGGCCCGCAAGTGGGCGAGGAACTGGCGCAGAACGGCCTGAACGCCCTGGTGATGGTGATCATCGGCGTGATGATCTACCTGGCCATCCGTTTCGAATGGAAATACGCGGTCTCGGCGATTTTCGCCAACCTGCACGACGTGGTGATCATTTTGGGCTTCTTCGCCTACTTCCAGTGGGAATTCTCGCTGACGGTGCTGGCGGCGATCCTGGCCGTGCTCGGCTACTCCGTCAACGAATCGGTGGTGATCTTTGACCGTATCCGCGAAAACTTTCGCAAGCAGCGCAAGGCATCCGTGCATGAAGTGATCGACAATGCGATCACCAGCACCATTTCGCGTACCATCATCACCCACGGCTGTACCCAGATGATGGTGCTGTCGATGCTGTTCTTCGGCGGCCAGACCCTGCATTACTTCGCCATCGCGCTGACCATCGGTATCTGCTTCGGTATTTACTCGTCGGTGTTCGTGGCGGCGGCGATCGCCATGTGGCTGGGCGTCAAGCGCGAAGACCTGATCAAGCCGGTCAAGGAAAAAGACGAAACCGACGGCGCCGTGGTGTAAGCCAGCGTCAGTATTTGAATTATCGGAACGGTCACCGCAGGTGGCCGTTTTTTTTTATAGGTGAGGGCATCATGAGCCGCAGCGGCCGCTTGTTTTTGTTGATGGACGCCATGCGCGCCAAGCGGGTGCCGGTGACGGCGGCGCAGCTGGCGCAGCAGCTGGGTGTCTCCGAACGCACCATCTACCGCGATATCCAGACCCTGGCCGAGCTGGGCGCGCCCCTGCAGGGCGAGGCCGGCGTCGGCTATCTGTTGCGCCGCGGCGCCTTTTTGCCGCCCCTGATGTTCGATGCCGATGAACTCGAAGCGCTGGTGCTGGGCGCGCGCTGGGTGCGGCGCCAGGGCGATGCGGCGCTGGCCCAGGCGGCCAGCAAGGCGCTGGCAAAAATCGCCACGGCCTCGCCGCGCGATTTACGCGACAGCATGGCCGACACCAGCTTGTGGGTGCCGCTGGGCAAGGCCGCCGACGATGGCGCGCCGGCCGACCGTTTCGTGCAGCCGGTGCGCGAGGCGATCCGCCATGAATGCAAGCTGACCCTGGGCTACCAGGACGAGCACGGCAATGCCACCGCGCGCACCGTCTGGCCGTTTGCGCTGGCGTATTTCGAAGGCAAGCGCTTGCTGGCCGCCTGGTGCGAACTGCGCGGCGATTACCGCCATTTTCGCATCGACCGCATCGCCAGCGTCGACAGTGGCGAACGCTATGCCAAACGCCGCCATGAACTGCTGACAGTATGGCGCAAGATGTACGATATCGAGCCGGAAACGTAAGCGCTTCTCCTGACAAAAACTGTCAGTGCCGGCTCGTACCATGGTGGCTTCTTCACTGACCGGAGCCATCATCATGCGCCTGTATCACAACCCCATGTCGTCCAACGCCCGCCGCACCCTGATGACGGCGATCCACCTCGAGCTGCCGGTGGAGCTGGCCGAAGTCGACCTGATGAACATGGACGACCGCCGCCGCCTGGCCGAGCTCAACCCCAACGTCAAGGTGCCGGTGCTGGCCGATGGCACCTTCTTGCTGTGGGAATCGTGCGCCATCATGCAATACCTGGCCGGCAAGGCACCGGGCCAGACCGTGTATCCCGAAGAAGCCCAGGCGCGCGCCGACGTCGACCGCTGGATGTTCTGGTGTTCGCAGCATTTCGCGCCGGCCATAGGCGTGCTGACCTGGGAACGGGCATGGAAGGGCATGACGGGCTGCGGCGATGCCGATCCTCTGGAGGTGGCGCGCGGCGAGCGCGAACTGGCCGAATGCGCGTTCGTGCTCGACAACCACCTGGCTGGCCGCAGCTGGGTCTGCGGCGACAGCCTGAGCCTGGCCGATTTCGCCCTGGCCGCACCGATGATGTACAGCGAAAAGGTCGCGTTGCCGCTGGCGCAGTATGAACATCTGCAAGCCTGGTTTGCCCGCGTGCAACAGCTGCGGGCCTGGCAGGAGACCAATCCCCTGTGGTAACACGATAGTGTGGCCTTACGTTAGCCAGCGCACGGAGCGCGCCTGCAGGCGGACATAAGATGGAACTGTCTCTTTCAGGACATCCCTAGCTTTGGACTTTACCCGCTTTCGAGCGGGTTTTTTTTGGTCACTTGAAAAGTTGCCAAGTGCCTGCATCTGGGCAACATACGCTGATCGACAAGGACCGCCATGTTCATGCCACGCCACCCCAAGCCGCTGCTCAGTACCCGCGCGATTGCCACCATGGTGGTGCAGCAGCGGCAGCGCACGCCCGCGGTGGACAAGCATGTACTGATTGTCGAAACCGCCCGGCCGGTACCGGCGCCCGTGGCGCCGGTCAAGAAAGATCAGTGAACCAGCACGTGCAGCAGCGACTGCACTTCCTCGTCGGCGTCGGCCAGGATGCTCGACAAGGTCGCGTCGTCGCCGATCAGGCAGTCGATGCTGCGCGCGGCGCGGGCGTTGCGCACGGCAATCGCCGCCGGGCTTTCGTTCAACGGTGACGAGACGGGGGACAGGTCGTTGGCCAGCAGCAGGGTGTCGCCCAGCGATTCAGGGGGAATCGCGCGCATGCCTTCCCACAGCGACGCGATGGCGTTCATCACCGCCTCCGGTACCTTCAGCTTGGACAGCACGCCGTGGCCGATCGCCTGCTCGCCATGTTCGACCCATTCCTGCGGTTCGCCATCGAGCAGGCCAGGGAACTCGGCCGCGCGCGACAGCAGATAAAAGCCGCCCACTTCATGCATGATGCCGGAAAACAGCGCCGTATCGGCATCGACCTTGGTCACGCGGCGCGCGATCACCTGCGACAGCGCCGCCACATGGGCCGTATGCTCCCATAGCTGCGCGGCCTTGGCCTGCAGCACCGGGTCGGTGATCGTGCTGCCCAGCTGGCGCACGATCAGCGCGGCCACCACCGATTGCAAGGTGCGCACGCCCAGGCGCTGCACCGCATTGCGCACGCTTGTGATTTCGATGCCGGAACGGTTGAAGGCGGCCGAATTGGCGATCGCCACCGTGCGCGCGGCCAGCAGCGGGTCGGCCTGCACCAGCTTGGCGGCCGCTTCGATATGGCAATCGGGATCGGCCAGCGCCTGCTGCAGCTTGAGCGAAGCGTCCACATTGGCGGGGAAAGTCAGCTCGCCACGGCCAGCAAGTGCGGCGATACTTTTAAAGGCGTCGAGTCTGTTCATCGAAAAAATTATACTCGCAATATTTCTTTGCGGAACTTTTTCAACTTGATTTTTTCGCAAATAAAGCAAGTTGGTGCAAGCAACTGCCTGGTAAACGAAAAATGGGCATGCCGCAATCCATGCGCCATGCCCATCGGTGCAAATTTTACGGTTTACAACACTTCACTGAAGATCGCGTCGCAACCTTCCACCAGCTCATCGCTGTCTTCCAGTTCATCCGTCAGCCCCAGGTCGAACAACTCCTCGACCGCGTTCATGAAGCTGTTGTGCTTGGTGGCGCCGATCAGGCGGTAGATTTCGCCGTCTTCGTTGCGCACGCCGATGATCAGTTTTTCCTGGCGCACCAGTTCCGGCGTGCTGGCGTTGAGCAGCAGGTTACCGATGATGTGTTTGTCGAAATGGGCAGGTTTTTTGCCGTCGAGCAGGGAGGTTTTCAACTTGGTTTCCTTTGATATTGTTAGATGCTTGCTTGATGAGTTTTCAGCTGTGGCCGTTTGCAATGGCCTGTTTCAGTCCCGCCAGGGTCGTTTCCAGGCGGCTGAAATCGTCTTCGGTATAGCCTTCAAACAAGTGTTGCCCTTGCCGGGTGAGCTTGGGAAACACCTCATGAAACACTTGCTCGCCTTCTGTGCTCAGGCGCACGAAATAGGAGCGCTTGTCGCGCGTGCAGCGTTCGCGCTTGACCAGTCCTTTTTGCTCCAGCCGTTCGATCACGCCCGTCAGCGTACCCTTGGTGATCAGGGTTTTCTGGCCCAGTTCCTTGTAGGACATGCCGCAGGTATTGCCCAGCGTGGCGATGATGTCGAACTGCGCATGCGTCAGGCCGTACTGGCGCACGAAGTCGCTCGAAAAGCGTTCGAAGCCTTGCATGCATTCGGCCAGCAGCCGGATACTTTTTAAATATCGTTCACCCATAGGGCGTGATTATATCCTTCTGTCCGGCTTTTTTCCGGCACCCCCGAACTCCGGTATCATGTGCGCACTCCAGCCCTCGACCCGACTCCGCCTGCCGATGTCCTTTGCCAATCTCTCCCGTATCGGCCTCGATAAACCGCTGCGCTTGCTGCTGATCCATGCGGGCGACGCCGAATCGATTACCTGGGCCGGCCTGGTACAGCCGCTGCGCCTGTGCGCGCGTGCGTTGGGGCCTGATTCGCTGCAACTCGAGATCCGCACGCCCGAACAGGTGGCGGCCCAGGGCGGCCACTGGCATGTGGCCCTGCTGGTGGCCGACGAGACCGAAGAGCCGCTGGCCCCTGAATTGTGCCGTGCGGTGATCGAGCGCTGCCGCTCGGCGCCGTTCTGGGGCGGGGTGGGCGCGGCCGTGCTGTGGCTGGCCGACGCCGGCGTGATGGACGGCGTGCGCATCGCCCTGCCCTGGGCCTTGTATGCCGATGCGGAGGCCAAGGCCGAGCGCGCCATCCTGACGCCGCATCTGTTCGATATCGACGGTCCCCACATCACCTGCTGCGGCGGTGCCGCCAGCATCGATTTTTCGCTGACCCTGATCGAGACGATTTTCGGCGCCGACGCCCAGGCATTGATAAAAGAAGCGCTGTGCGTGGACAAGGTGCGCGGCAAGGAGGAGCGCCAGCGGGTGGCCCTGCAGGCGCGCTTCGGCGTGCTGCAGCCGAAATTGTCGGAAGCGGTGACCTTGATGGAAACCAATATCGAGGAGCCGCTGTCGACCGACGACATCGCCAGCCTGGTGGGCCTGTCGCGGCGCCAGCTGGAACGGCTGTTCAAGCAATACCTGGGCAGCCTGCCGTCGCGCTACTACCTGGAGCTGCGATTGCAACGATCACGGCAACTATTGCTTGATACACACTATTCCATTGTGCAAGTAGGGCTGATGTGCGGCTTTTCGTCCGGCTCGCACTTTTCCACCGCGTTTGGCACGCTGTTCGGCAACACTCCCCGCGAAGAGCGCCAAAGGAAACTGATGCCGCCAGGCTAGACTCCATCAGGGTTGCCACGGGATTTACATGTGATGAATTGTGAAAAACCTTGTCGCAGATTCAAAAGAGTTTTAGCATCCCGCTTTTTATAATGCAGTACACGCGCAGCTGTCGTAGCTGCGGGAGTACCTAACATATTGATGGGGAATGCTATGAATGCCAAGCTTGATTCGACCGTAACGGCTCGTCCAGTCACCCGCGAAACCTATGATCAGGTTCTCGTTCCCACTTACGCTCCCGCCGCCATGGTGCCCGTGCGCGGCGCCGGCCTCGATC is a window of Janthinobacterium sp. J1-1 DNA encoding:
- a CDS encoding helix-turn-helix domain-containing protein; its protein translation is MSFANLSRIGLDKPLRLLLIHAGDAESITWAGLVQPLRLCARALGPDSLQLEIRTPEQVAAQGGHWHVALLVADETEEPLAPELCRAVIERCRSAPFWGGVGAAVLWLADAGVMDGVRIALPWALYADAEAKAERAILTPHLFDIDGPHITCCGGAASIDFSLTLIETIFGADAQALIKEALCVDKVRGKEERQRVALQARFGVLQPKLSEAVTLMETNIEEPLSTDDIASLVGLSRRQLERLFKQYLGSLPSRYYLELRLQRSRQLLLDTHYSIVQVGLMCGFSSGSHFSTAFGTLFGNTPREERQRKLMPPG
- a CDS encoding HDOD domain-containing protein; its protein translation is MNRLDAFKSIAALAGRGELTFPANVDASLKLQQALADPDCHIEAAAKLVQADPLLAARTVAIANSAAFNRSGIEITSVRNAVQRLGVRTLQSVVAALIVRQLGSTITDPVLQAKAAQLWEHTAHVAALSQVIARRVTKVDADTALFSGIMHEVGGFYLLSRAAEFPGLLDGEPQEWVEHGEQAIGHGVLSKLKVPEAVMNAIASLWEGMRAIPPESLGDTLLLANDLSPVSSPLNESPAAIAVRNARAARSIDCLIGDDATLSSILADADEEVQSLLHVLVH
- a CDS encoding MarR family transcriptional regulator, with amino-acid sequence MQGFERFSSDFVRQYGLTHAQFDIIATLGNTCGMSYKELGQKTLITKGTLTGVIERLEQKGLVKRERCTRDKRSYFVRLSTEGEQVFHEVFPKLTRQGQHLFEGYTEDDFSRLETTLAGLKQAIANGHS
- the secF gene encoding protein translocase subunit SecF, with translation MEFFRIKKDIPFMRHALIFNVVSALTFVAAVFFLFHKGLHLSVEFKGGTVMEVKYPKAANLEGIRGTLIKMGYEEPGVTSFDTARDVMIRLPVEKGVSAANTSLRVFETLCKVEQGSTKAIDTVTEKGEHVLKSACVDAAGNEALVMQKVEFVGPQVGEELAQNGLNALVMVIIGVMIYLAIRFEWKYAVSAIFANLHDVVIILGFFAYFQWEFSLTVLAAILAVLGYSVNESVVIFDRIRENFRKQRKASVHEVIDNAITSTISRTIITHGCTQMMVLSMLFFGGQTLHYFAIALTIGICFGIYSSVFVAAAIAMWLGVKREDLIKPVKEKDETDGAVV
- a CDS encoding YafY family protein, coding for MSRSGRLFLLMDAMRAKRVPVTAAQLAQQLGVSERTIYRDIQTLAELGAPLQGEAGVGYLLRRGAFLPPLMFDADELEALVLGARWVRRQGDAALAQAASKALAKIATASPRDLRDSMADTSLWVPLGKAADDGAPADRFVQPVREAIRHECKLTLGYQDEHGNATARTVWPFALAYFEGKRLLAAWCELRGDYRHFRIDRIASVDSGERYAKRRHELLTVWRKMYDIEPET
- the secD gene encoding protein translocase subunit SecD, which encodes MNRYPVWKYILIAVALLLGILYTVPNYFGESPALQVTSGKSTVKVSSELMTQVEQVLTKENVKSEAITYDGVGNLASVRVRFADPDTQFKAKLVLEKDLNTDPADPTYVVTVNLQANTPHWMQKLHALPMYLGLDLRGGVHFLMQVDAKAVLTKKVQGIQSASRSILRDKNIRHAGIDRVGDSIEINFRDADTRLKAKNTLSDQMSDLAFADTGSGSDLKLIVTLKPAALKATVDEGVKQNISTLSKRVNELGVSEPLIQQQGPDRIVVQMPGVQDVARAKAIIGRTATLEVRLVDETIVPGTELSSAIPFNSELFTVGKGVPVVLSKDVILTGDYISSATASFDQNQQAAVSIDLNGDGGRKMREATRERVGKRMAIVLFEKGKPEVLSVATIQQELGSRFQITGMGGAENANELSLLLRSGALSAPMTVIEERTIGPQLGAENIAKGFHSTMYGFLAIAIFMIIYYMMFGAFSVLALACNLLLLIALLSMIQITLTLPGIAAIALALGMAIDANVLINERIREELRAGSTPQAAISAGFDRAWATILDSNVTTLIVGVALMAFGSGPVRGFAIVHCLGILTSMFSAVFVSRGVVNLWYGRKKKLTSLSIGTVWVPGISK
- a CDS encoding glutathione S-transferase family protein, which translates into the protein MVASSLTGAIIMRLYHNPMSSNARRTLMTAIHLELPVELAEVDLMNMDDRRRLAELNPNVKVPVLADGTFLLWESCAIMQYLAGKAPGQTVYPEEAQARADVDRWMFWCSQHFAPAIGVLTWERAWKGMTGCGDADPLEVARGERELAECAFVLDNHLAGRSWVCGDSLSLADFALAAPMMYSEKVALPLAQYEHLQAWFARVQQLRAWQETNPLW